A region from the Oncorhynchus clarkii lewisi isolate Uvic-CL-2024 chromosome 8, UVic_Ocla_1.0, whole genome shotgun sequence genome encodes:
- the LOC139415354 gene encoding LOW QUALITY PROTEIN: mitogen-activated protein kinase-binding protein 1-like (The sequence of the model RefSeq protein was modified relative to this genomic sequence to represent the inferred CDS: inserted 1 base in 1 codon), with protein sequence MAVDGHGSTIKSRIKNMLRKNRKENLADKVTLERVLGITASGNSGLACDPHSGLVAYPAGCVVVLLNPKKNRQHHILNTSRKTITALSFSSDGKYLVTGESGHLPAVRVWEVCEFRQVAELQEHKYGVSCVAFSPNSKYIVSVGYQHDMMVHVWAWKKNTIIAANKVSSKVTAVSFSEDSSYFVTAGNRHVKFWYLDHSKSIEASAPVPLLGRSGLLGELRNNFFCDVACGRGSKAESTFCITTSGLLCEFNPKRMLDKWVDLRTSVARALCVSEELIFCGCADGMVRAFSPADLGFICTLPRPHHLGTDVSSITQASHLFSNKMSARYPDSVAVTYDPASHWLSCVYNDHSLYVWDVRDLHRVGKVHSALYHAACVWDLQMVPEVPESGLSSGEFLSCSADNTVRLWSTERQGHTHPQNVLSKDLLKVIYMDENTAALVETEGSVSVSTEKTDGQTPETRTGIRTICVSPDGKHLASGDRNGMLRVHDLSSMTEIQKVEAHDSEILCLEYSKPETGLKLLATASRDRLIHVLDAEKDYGLVQTLDEHSSSITAVRFAANDNKVRMISCGADKSIYFRTAHRTDGGTEFRRSHHVVRKTTLYDMDVEPSCKYAAVGCQDRCIRIFNISNGKQKTFYKGSQTEDGSLLKVQTDPSGQYVATSCSDKNISIFDFRSGVCVATMFGHSEIVTGIKFTNDCKHLISVSGDSCIFVWRLAPELTMSMRERLSQLRRTLLTPPCNTSTLRREVYSAPALGLMSSESDREVEDPEERDDPCDLEQITVNSNTSSGSSHDDDAGASDEGQDWESKKALDSPLAPEPSSRPRRRWSCRMGSLELMVKSMLDLRQLEAFSITGSSHKKGPASRLKASDAGSTSSLQGASDLEERVKRRHYAAWLTPNSDSDLGAQGSDGRVLYPEGSDYAARRRGSDYLVKESPRSLSRGNRGPESQDSQSPDSACSVGYGSRELTPDPDHGDSEGTAEPLSSDEDSSDLEEEEEEEEEEEDEEEERKMEVSSMDEAMRKVSDPLEDCHHQAFLRHHFETLAEPSNMEERSTAPSVSMSARFLARGSYNRRTPLFSKAHEREQGPLVSKVRPLMEGGQGKGHEDRERPMTPARGQEGTKLEVCAPERGTVLRSHPQKKRPLGAHLWRMSSPLARTPALLDRAAGLQKTQSVQNLATEVPRSLNPSNGRGEMCPRPQHLPFDIHPSKAHSCLHSPSSTSPPPSNVSCLPSEIPKLRSPCDYMSPTTSSMAKTSHSASLAEGFHLGLLSCHASLTPQGLEDGSGGSRNTPNSPKSRKPFCGLLEAEPPRLTSSSPXFPLFPLSLFPLLFSLFPFSLSSPWPLPFSSMCDSLAQSQLVPEHPALPHSPAQQTATQPSVQPLPGDQTAT encoded by the exons gTGACTTTGGAGAGGGTCCTGGGAATCACAGCCTCTGGCAACAGTGGTCTGGCCTGTGACCCCCACTCTGGACTTGTGGCCTATCCTGCTGG CTGTGTGGTGGTTCTGCTGAACCCCAAGAAGAACAGACAGCACCACATCCTGAATACATCCAG GAAAACTATCACAGCTCTGTCCTTCTCTTCAGATGGCAAATACTTGGTCACAGGAGAG tcGGGTCACCTGCCTGCGGTGCGTGTGTGGGAGGTGTGTGAGTTTCGGCAGGTGGCGGAGCTGCAGGAACATAAGTATGGCGTATCCTGTGTGGCCTTCTCTCCCAACAGTAAATACATTGTCAGTGTGGGTTACCAGCACGACATGATGGTCCACGTCTGGGCATGGAAG AAGAACACAATAATTGCTGCTAACAAGGTGTCCAGTAAGGTGACAGCAGTGTCCTTCTCTGAGGATAGCTCCTACTTTGTGACAGCAGGTAACAGACACGTCAAGTTCTGGTACCTGGACCACTCCAAATCTATCGAG GCCAGTGCTCCAGTCCCTCTGCTGGGGCGCTCTGGGCTCCTGGGGGAGCTGAGGAACAACTTCTTTTGTGACGTGGCGTGTGGGCGGGGCTCTAAGGCCGAAAGCACCTTCTGTATCACCACCTCCGGCCTGCTCTGTGAGTTCAACCCCAAGAGGATGCTGGACAAGTGGGTGGACTTACGG ACCAGTGTGGCCAGGgctctgtgtgtgtcagaggagcTGATCTTCTGTGGCTGTGCTGATGGGATGGTGCGAGCCTTCAGCCCTGCTGACCTGGGGTTCATCTGTACCCTGCCAAGACCACACCACCTTGGCACTGATGTGTCCAGCATCACCCAGGCcag CCACCTGTTCTCCAACAAGATGTCCGCCCGCTACCCTGACTCTGTGGCGGTGACCTATGACCCGGCCAGTCATTGGTTGAGCTGTGTGTATAACGACCACAGCCTGTATGTGTGGGATGTCAGGGACCTCCACAGGGTAGGCAAGGTGCATTCTGCCCTCTACCATGCCGCCTGTGTCTGGGACCTACAG ATGGTCCCGGAGGTCCCAGAGTCTGGCCTGTCTTCGGGAGAGTTCCTCAGCTGTTCAGCAGACAACACTGTCCGACTGTGGAGTACAGAGAGGCAGGGACACACACATCCGCAGAATGTTCTCAGTAAG GACTTGCTGAAGGTGATCTATATGGATGAAAACACCGCCGCCCTGGTGGAAACGGAGGGAAGTGTGTCTGTTAGCACAGagaagacagacggacagacgccagagaccaggacaggcattAGGACCATCTGTGTCAGCCCCGATGGGAAACACCTGGCGTCTGGAGACCGCAACGGGATGCTGAG gGTTCATGACCTCAGCAGTATGACAGAGATTCAGAAGGTGGAGGCCCATGACTCAGAGATCCTGTGTCTGGAATACTCTAAACCAGAGACGGGTCTGAAGCTGTTAGCCACCGCGAGCCGCGACCGTCTGATCCACGTCCTGGATGCTGAGAAAGACTACGGCCTAGTCCAGACCCTGGACGAACACTCTTCATCCATCACCGCTGTCCGATTCGCTG CCAATGACAACAAggtgaggatgatcagctgtggAGCAGACAAGAGCATCTACTTTCGTACGGCTCACAGG ACAGACGGAGGTACAGAGTTCAGGCGCTCTCACCACGTGGTGAGAAAGACCACTCTGTATGACATGGATGTAGAGCCCAGCTGTAAGTACGCTGCCGTGGGCTGCCAGGACCGATGCATCAGGATCTTCAACATCAGCAATGGGAAGCAGAAGACATTCTACAAGGGTTCACAGACTGAGGATGGCAGCCTGCTTAAG GTGCAGACTGATCCGTCTGGTCAGTACGTTGCCACCAGCTGCTCTGATAAGAACATCAGCATCTTTGACTTccgctctggtgtgtgtgtggccaccATGTTCGGACACTCTG AGATAGTGACTGGGATCAAGTTCACCAACGACTGTAAACATCTGATCTCTGTGTCTGGGGACAG CTGTATCTTCGTGTGGCGTCTGGCTCCAGAGCTCACCATGAGTATGAGAGAACGCCTTTCCCAACTAAGACGAACCCTCCTCACACCCCCCTgcaacacatccacactcag GCGTGAGGTGTACAGTGCACCGGCTCTTGGTCTGATGTCATCAGAGAGTGACCGTGAGGTGGAGGATCCAGAGGAGAGGGACGATCCCTGTGACCTGGAACAGATCACAGTAAACAGTAACACCTCCTCAGGGAGTAGCCATGACGACGATGCAG GTGCCTCGGATGAAGGACAGGACTGGGAATCGAAGAAG gcCCTAGACAGCCCTCTGGCCCCTGAGCCCTCCAGTCGGCCCCGGCGTCGCTGGTCCTGTCGTATGGGTTCTCTGGAACTCATGGTCAAGTCTATGCTGGACCTGAGACAGCTAGAGGCCTTCTCCATCACCGGCTCCTCTCACAAGAAAGGCCCTGCCTCCCGGCTCAAAGCGAGCGACGCAGGGAGCACCTCCAGCCTGCAAGGGGCCTCG GACTTGGAGGAGCGGGTTAAGAGACGTCACTATGCTGCCTGGCTGACCCCCAACTCTGACTCTGACCTGGGCGCCCAGGGTTCTGATGGACGTGTGCTGTACCCCGAGGGTAGCGATTACGCTGCCAGACGACGGGGCAG TGATTACCTGGTGAAGGAGTCTCCCCGCAGCCTGAGTAGGGGGAACCGTGGGCCGGAGAGCCAGgacagccagagcccagacagTGCCTGTTCTGTGGGCTATGGGAGTAGAGAGCTTACTCCTGACCCGGATCATGGAG ACTCTGAGGGCACAGCAGAGCCTCTAAGCTCAGACGAGGACAGttctgacctggaggaggaggaagaggaggaggaggaggaagaggatgaggaggaggagaggaagatggaagTGTCTAGTATGGATGAGGCGATGAGGAAAGTCTCTGACCCTCTAGAAGATTGTCACCATCAGGCCTTCCTCAGACACCACTTTGAAACACTGGCTGAGCCCAGCAATATGG AAGAGCGCAGCACAGCTCCCAGCGTCAGTATGTCAGCGCGATTCCTGGCCAGAGGCTCCTACAACAG GAGAACCCCTCTGTTTTCCAAGGCCCATGAGAGGGAGCAGGGGCCCTTGGTGTCCAAGGTGAGACCACTGATGGAGGGGGGCCAGGGGAAAGGCCACGAAGACAGGGAGAGGCCCATGACCCCTGCGAGAGGGCAGGAGGGGACAAA ACTGGAGGTGTGTGCTCCAGAAAGGGGCACTGTGCTGCGTTCCCACCCCCAGAAGAAGAGGCCTCTTGGGGCTCATCTGTGGAGGATGTCAAGCCCCCTGGCCAGAACTCCAGCCCTGCTGGACAGAGCGGCTGGACTACAGAAGACCCAGTCTGTACAGAACCTGGCCACAGAGG tccCCCGCTCCCTAAACCCCTCCAATGGTAGAGGAGAGATGTGCCCTCGCCCCCAGCACCTCCCCTTCGATATACACCCTTCCAAAGCCCACTCCTGCCTccattctccctcctctacctcccctcccccctctaatGTCTCCTGCCTGCCCTCAGAAATCCCCAAGCTCAGATCCCCCTGCGACTACATGAGTCCCACCACCAGCTCCATGGCCAAGACCAGCCACTCTGCATCCCTGGCAGAGGGCTTCCATCTGGGCTTACTGTCCTGCCATGCTTCCTTAACACCACAAGGCCTGGAGGATGGTAGTGGAGGGAGTAGAAACACACCTAACAGCCCCAAGAGCAGGAAGCCTTTTTGTGGGCTACTGGAGGCTGAACCACCCCGCCTCACTTCCTCCTCTC GGTTTCccctcttcccactctctctgttcccgctcctcttctctctcttccccttctccctgtcctctccctggcccctccctttctcctccatgTGCGACAGTCTCGCCCAATCCCAGCTTGTCCCTGAGCATCCAGCCCTCCCGCATTCCCCTGCCCAGCAAACAGCCACTCAGCCCTCGGTGCAGCCTCTGCCCGGAGACCAAACCGCAACCTGA